The Chionomys nivalis chromosome 1, mChiNiv1.1, whole genome shotgun sequence sequence ccgggtctgaaaaagcatgggataaaaccggactcgctgaacatagtggacaatgaggactactgagaacttaagaacaatggcaatgggtttttgatcctactgcacgtactggctttgtgagagcctaggcagtttggatgctcaccttactagacctggatggaggtgggtggtccttggacttcccacagggcagggaaccctgattgctcttagggctgacgtgggagggggacttgattgggggagggagagggaaatgggaggcggtggcagggaggaggcagaaatctttaataaagaaataaagaaataaataaaataattaaagaataaaaaaatcaatttgctTCTGATGAAGGATAAAGGGAATATGgatgtgttgaaggagctgcgggcagcattcccgcccggcccctggccacctggctagcttatgccccaaaataacgacacacaaactgtattcatttaaacactgctaggcccatttctattaatgtgtatagcaccacgaggtgtgcttaccaAAAAGATTCtggcctatgtccatcctgggtcggagcttcatcgcgtctgccctgagagcagtggcctggcatctgtctgaggcgtcttacctcacttcctcttcctcccaccattctgttctgtttactccacccacctatgttctaacctatcagggccaagcagtttctttattaattaaccatcATGGATGAAGACCTAAAGACAGCTCATCACTCCTAAATCAAATGTCAAATTCTATTTTTAGATTCCATATAACTTAGCAAGCAATACATGGCTTTATTTATTCCCAGAGATATAGCTAAATATTCACATTTTTGTTATCAATATGACAAAGAGAATGGAATTTTCCACAAGAGTTTCTAACATTAACAGACTCAGGATCTCTGCAATAAAAACTTCGCACAGTGTTTTTCTTATAAAAGACTCATCTCAGTTGTGTCCAGTCCAGGGCAATGAACTGGGTCAGACCCTCATAATTCCAAGTCCAAGACATGGGATAAGAAGCCCTGGGTATTTTGTTAAGTGCAGAAACCACATTATTATGTAATAAGGATGGAGTTTTTGCAGGTAAGGCCTAGGAGAGAATCTAAACATTTGTTTCATCTTCAGTCTAACATAagtgaagggaaaagggaaaagcagAAACAAGCATTCACATTAGTATCAAAATCATCTTTGAGGCTTTAAGGGCTCCTACAGGAAGAGTTGAaggaaaataggaagaaattTCCTGGGGACCAGAGGTCACCTGAAGCAGTTCTCCAGCCATGCAATCCTCAGAATGCTATGTGGTCCATACTTAGCACTCAGATTCTAAGTGTGTTCTCCACGTACATGCTGTGACTGCAAAGAAAAGAAGAGCATTTTCATACAGCCAAGCTCAGGGCCTGCCTTTTCTGTCCTCTTATAGGGTTTTGTTTCTCTGACAACAAAGTATTGTATCACCTTGGGTCCAGGGCCAGACACCGCATTTCTCAGGCTCAGAGTTGTGTGAGCTCACAGTTGACCACAGTTTCCACTCGTCAGTGTCAGGTCACCAGAACTCGGAGGTCATCTACAAAGACATTGCACTTGGTGGATAAGGTCAGCTTACTTACCTTCAGTGCACAAACAAGTTAGTCATGTGCCCACCGGAAACCAACCCACGAtgaaattccagttccaagagaaGAGCTTCAAGGATCACATTTCAATTTTTGAGGATCACATTTCAATTTTTGAGGAAAGGGAAAAGTTTCCTGAGAGCTGCTTTGACCTCCTTGTTTCTCAAAGTATAGATCAGAGGGTTGAGTGTAGGGCTCAACATGGTGTACAAAACACCAGCCAATTTGCTCTTCTCTGGGTTGTAGCTGGAGACAGGGCTTATGTAGGCATAGAAGACAGCGGTGTAGTACATACACACCACAATGAGATGGGAAGAGCAGGTAGAGaaggctttcttcttcccttctgaaGTCCGCATCTTCAGGATGCTGGAAATGATGAAGCCATAGGACACAATGGTCATCAGGAAGTTCAATATGCCATAAAAAGCGTCAGCCAAGACAATCATGACACTGTTCACGTAGGTGGAGCTACAGGAGAGAAGGAGTAGAGGTGGTACCTCACAGAAGAAATGTGTGATGACGTTGGGGCCACAGAAAGTCAAGCGTGTCATCAGGCCAGTGTGAATAGCTGTGTTGACAGCACAGAGCGCCCACACTCCAGCAGCCAACACGCTGCAAACGGCTTTGCTCATCATGGAGCCATAATGCAGAGGATGGCAGATGGCtgcatagcggtcataggccatgaccGTGAGGAGTAGCAACTCTGAGGATGCAGACCACGTGAGGAAATAGAGCTGAGCCATGCAGCCAGCATAGGAGATGGGGTTCTTCTCTGACACCAGACCCTTCAGGGCCTTGGGCACGATGGAGGAGGTACAGATGATATCCATGTTAGCCAAATTGAACAAAaagaagtacatgggtgtgtggagcCCCGGGTTGCAGGTAATGGCCAAGATGATAAGAACATTACCTATGACAGCCACAGAATAGAGGGTGAGGAAACAGATAaataagagcagccagtactgcGGGTGCTCAGAGAAGCCCTGGAGGATGAATTCTGTCACCAGTGTCTGGTTTCTCATTGTCCTTGACTGAAGAGGATATCAGAGACTCTCAGGAGATTATCAGCCCGTGGTTTCATAAGATTTCAGGGCTAGAAAGAGAGGTGAAAGGCTTCTTAAGAAAGGTCTTGCTGAGTATCATTCATTCCTGACACCGTGGCATGAATAAATGATGATGTATAGCATTATTGCAATACTCTTAAGCCAAACACCCTACTGCTACATAAACAGAGAACAGGGAGGATTTGGCTTGAAGAATAGTgttcaaagttgtcctctggcctccataagtATTTGGACACAGTAATATGGTTATCTGAACAGACAAATGCACCAGAacacatacagaaatagagagagagagagagagagagagagagagagagagagagagagagagagagagagagagattttcattTGAGCAAAACTTTCCTTTCTGGAAATTTTtcttgataaaaaaaatcttctcagaGCAAAATAAATTAGGACTAAAAATTACAACTCTCCAAGCTGAGTTtccaggtgtggtgctggaggCTTACCAAAATGATGCACCAACAACCTCTTACTGACACCTTTTAAATACaatggaatatttaaaaatagtaagcACAATCATCAAAGCACAAAAATTAATAGCTTTCCTGAAATTCAGGTGTATCATACAAGGTCTAACAATTCTACAACTCCTCACTGCAGTACAGAGCCAATACTCTGTACAGTACAGAGGAAGCATCCTCTTCTGCAGACTTCTTATCTGTCTTAAACCTCaaagccagagacacagacacagccatGAGCATTGTCACAGTCATGGCCACggccacagacatggccacagacaCAGCAACAACCATGGCCACAGATACACATATGACCATAATTATGGCCGCAGCCACAACCATCTCTCTGCAAATGCACTAAGTTACATCAGGATTTTTTGGACAGTTCCCAAAACCTCCTCAGCCAAGAGGCCCTCCTTCTCCAAAGCCAAATGGATCATCTGCTCCTCTTTCTAAACATCCTGTCCCCAGGGAGGAAGGGCCACTCTCTCTTTTAGGAACCCTCAagatcctcttctgacctttgttcTAGGATCCATTACAGGAGCTGTTAACCTGTTACAAAGCTGATTCTCATAGTAGCCCAAGGGCCGATGTGTGTGTTGGCACAAGTTCTTTATCTGATATTCAACTCTGTTTGTTATCTCAGTGCTAGAGAACATCTAGTTCAAATACAGCAACCACATTTTTATTCTTCAGGCAGTGTGCACTGTGGCTAGAGAGACAACCAGcacgtgtgccaccacatctgtgcTTGCTTTCTTCTCAAGTCCATGGACATTAAAAGGTTAAGCATATATTCATTTTAACAAAGAATTCCTTTTATGGCCAAACTTTCAGAGTATAAATGCTTATGAAAAGTGTCTAAGCGCCAGCTACAGTTTAAGTCATGTCACTCTTCTGAagatgacagtgtcctttgaacAGAAGAGCACAGCATCGCAATGCTGTAAGACAATAGGCTAACTTAGGACAGAACCTGAGCTGGTAGGCATGCTGGGCCTTTAGCTCGGTATCTTCTTGGGATCTGAGGATCAGGACACCCCAGTTGTTTGGATGAATGAAATAAGCAtaatatgtgtgtttcatttatttcattcttgtTTGAGAGAAGAATACTGAATAGTATTTTTTCTCAACTTATGATTTGGATCATGAGAATAAAGGTGACATTATGTGTTCCTCACTATGGACCAGAGGGTGAGCTGTTCATCAGAtgcaagagagacagaaaagctgAGGCTGAGAAAACAGTCAGAATGAAAAAGAGCAGCGTTGGCTTTGATGGTCTAGGTGTCTGCAGTCTCCACTAGAATTTTACACACTAACTCCCTGGGCCCTCATGGTACCTCTTCTGCATATACTACAGGTTGAGTATAGCACCATTGCCATAGCGACACCCAAAGGAGACAAGTGCCTTCCAAATCCTACACTCCCAGAGCAGTAGAGCCCTTCATCTGTCACACATGTTACTGGGCACCACGAAAACCTACTACTAGGTAAAGTTTGAAGCTGATTCATTTCTCCCAGGCCCATAGTGAGGATAGGAAAAACTAAAGAAGCCTCCAACATGGATGAAGGACCATTACAGGTATAGAGTAGTTCCAACAAACTCTTTTAGGCTACAGGAAGAGAGTCCCCTCCAGAGAACTGTTCACTTCAAGGGATTTTCAGGCAAGGTGGACGGTCTCCTTGTCCAGCTAGTCAATAGAGAGGCAAGGAATCAGAGTATCCTTGAGAATACCATGAGATCTCCTGTTTTCCTGCAAAGAACAAATTGAGTTTCCTGTGAGAATTCTAGGGTGTTCCGATCTCATCGCGATTCACAAAATTATCACTAAGGATATGTTGAATGAAATAGAATGAAAAGAACAGGACCTCAGCTATCAGCCGCACATTTTAAACTCCTGCCACATCCAGACAGCACAAGATCACGCACTGGATATTTAAACAAGGGTTTTCTTACCCACATGCTGAATCCTCTAGTGGGTAAGCTTCCTAGAAAATAAGCATACATTGTGGATTTCATCACTCCACAGACACAACTGCACTCAAAACCCCCAAAGTTAAAATTTTAGTTTCAATTTTTCTTGAAAGGTGGGTTGAATTTTACATGGAACTTAATTTATTttagtgaaattttattttacttccagTTTAAGGTTCAtcatttcacaaataaaataCTAATGTCTTATGATAATAAAGAATGAAAGATTTACTACATCCTCATTTTCAAACCTCTATAGGAGCTCAGGTTTTTCAGAAACACTATATAGCTTATCCAGTGTACTTTAATTACATATGAAGAAACATCGACctactttaaatatatttcaagaaCACAAAACTAAAAATCAGAACTTGCTAAAATTTCCAGTATTTAGctttaaatcaaaatgactttgttCTGTCTATCTATAAAGTCACTCTAAATGACTTGCCCTAATCCTGGAGCATCAGTAAACAAGGCTAGTATTCATCCCAAGCTTTTGGATTCCGGTCCAGAATTCTTCGTTATGTAACACCAACCTGCATGAAGCCTAGCAAATGTTAAATAGGGTCAAAAAAAGCAGTCACCCACCAACACCTGGCATGGGGGTTTTTTATGGCTGTTTTGTGACATGCAAACCTTAAACTCTTAGCCACATTTGGGAGATATttacccaaatacttagggagaaatattttcatgttaCTGGTGCCGCGTAACTAAATACATTTGGTTAAATACACATGGGCTGCTTCATGCCGCTCATCAATATTAAACAGGCAGGATCACAAGTAAAACTTTCCCCACTGTTTTCCCATGGAACAAACAGTCCCTGCGATACTCATAATTACCTTGATAAAACGTCACCTTTGTTCCGCTAACACAGCGTGTGTATGACTTTCTCACTACCAGCTACAGATGATGTTGGGAACATGGTGGAAATGAGTTCCTGTACAGACAGATGAAGCTTTTTGTCAACTGATTTAAGCTCATATTGCCAAGATTTTCAGGCTCATCTTTAGTAGAATTTGTCCCTGTCCATAGAAGACACTTGGGAGGGATGTTCACAGATATTTCCTTAAATGGACCCAGAAGGAGCAATTAAAATATTCCTGTTTGCTGGGTACTTGGCTGTCATTGGTAGACACATGCATGCTAGTTTGGGCTTCAAGCCAAATGTGTGGAACTCAATATCAACCCCAGTGGGAGATGGTAGGACATCGCCACTGTTCCAGCCCAGAAGAGGCCAGGGAAGACCCAGGCTCAGTAGCTCATCTAGAAAATGTGGTGTTTTCCTTTCTCAATCTGATTGTATTTGTTCAGTATAATGATGGCCACttatatccattttcctgcaaattgaGTCATTTCATTTATCTTAGTGACTGAGTAAAACTTCATTGTTTACATATGTTATGGATGGTTCATATGATAGAGTTTTTTAAGGAAGTTCCACACTGTTTCCCATAGTCTTTGGACTAATATACATTCCCACCAATGGTGCATGAGGGtttcatcttttcctatttcttctccttcatttttCGCTAATTATGTCCTTAATGTTGGCCATTCTGACTACACTAAGACTAATTATctatgtagttttaatttgcatttatctgGTAGCTAAGGAAgtctagtttttttttatgtttatcgACTCCTTATATATCATCTTTGGAGAATGTTCATTagcccatttatttattgaattgttTGGTTTGTAATATTTACTATGAGTCTTCTATATTTCCTAGATATTAATTTGCTATCAGAGATatatagttaataaaatattttctcccattgcATAGATTATCTCTTCACTTATTGTTTCCTTTGCCACATAGTTGCTGTTCTCGTTGTTAGTTCCCTCAATGTCAAACTTGTCAGTTCTTGGCTTTATTTCCTGAGCTATATGCTGTCCTTTTCCAAAAGCCATTGCTTCTGCCTACTTCTTCAAGTTTTCCATTAACAGCTTCATGATCTTAGGTACATTGAGAGGTTTTTTCATATGCTAATGTTTATTGTTCCAAAAATGTACAgcttttgaaattgtttttattgagttatatatttttttctgctcccctccattcTTCACCCTTCCCCTTCTAACCCATCGCATGATTCCCAtgctcccgatttactcaggagatcttgtctttttctacatcacatgtagattagatccatgtgtgtctctcttagagtcctcattgttgtctaggttctctgggattgtgttttgtaagctggttttctttgctttatgtttaaaaacctcttatgagtgagtacatatgatatttatatttctgggtctggattacctcactcaatatgagattttctagatccatccatttacccacaaagttcaagatgtcattattttccactgtgtagtactccattgtgtaaatgtaccacatcttctttatccattcttcagtcaaggggcatttaggttgtttccaggttctgctatgACAAATCATACtcctatgaacatacttgagcacatgtccttgtggtatgatttagCATCATTTGAGTatctacccaaaagtggtattgctgggcttTGAGGTagcttgtttcctaattttctgagaactcatcatactgatttccaaagcatctATATtggtttgcaatcccaccagcaatggaagaatgtTCCCTTTataccacatcctctccagcataagttgtcatcattttttttttatcttggccattcttggaggcataagatggaatctcagagttgttttatgTAAAGCACTCCTCCGGCTCTAGGTTCTATGTGCTCTACAGTACAGTTTCACAAGCTGGGCAAGGGGctagagattgaaacacacagagagacagagacatgggtcatcttgaaacaagaatgcccactttattgtattccagggcagcttatataatGCCTTCTCTAATTAATGGCCATGCCCTTGCTCTCAgattttcagctgcaagccaccagaaaccactcctctgtctcctgctcagagaagctgcaagcacaggaaaacaggttgttttgctcagagcagctgcaagcatagaaaacaagctgtttacaggaaattcagttcccaacagttttgatttgcttttctctgatagctaaggacgTTGAACATTTCCTTGGGTGTCTTCCATCATTTTAAATTCATCTGTtgatagttctctgtttaggtctattcctcattttttattggattatttgttcttttgatgaccaatttcttgaggtctggtgtgggaggttcttctgtctatgtattgtttttattggttaatgaataaaggaactgtgttgggcctatagcagagctacagggtaacagagctaggtggggaaaacaaaatggaatgctgggaggaagaaggcagagtaagggagATGCCATAGAACCGCAACCAAAGATaggtgtgctgaaactttgctggtaggccacgacctcatggtgatatatacagattaatagaaatgggtaaattaatatgtaagagttagtcaataagaagctagagctaatgaaccaagcagtgatttaattaatacagtttctgtgtgattattttgggcctaagctagccaggtggcctgCCTACTacagagttctttgtatattatcaGACCtcagtctgatgtggggttggtgaagatcttttcccattttgtaggctgcagttttgtcttgttgatcatgtcctttgttttgcagaagcttttcactttattaattgtttcagtgtctgtgctactggggttatatttaggaagtggtctcctgtgccaatgcattcaagtgtacttcccactttctcttctatgaggttcagtgtttggctggctttatgttgaggtctttgatccatttggacttgaattttgtgcatggtgagagatatggatctattttcattcttctacatgttgatatccagttatgccaacaccatttgttaaatatgttttcttttttccatttaatattttacttctttatcaaaaatcagatgttcaaaggtgtgtggattgatatccggatctcctattcagttccattggtcctcctgtctgttcttatgccaataccaggctgttttcagtactgtagctctgtagtagagtttgaagtcagagatggtgatgcctccagaagttcttttattgtataggattgttttggctatccttggttttttgcttttccatatgaagttgagtaccattctttcaaggtctttgaagaattttgcttggattttgattggaattgcattgaatctatagattgcttttgttaagattgtCATTTAGGTAATTCTACCTgaacaagagcatgggagatctatctacttcctggtgtcttcttcaatttcttttatttatttatttatttattttatttttttcagtcttttatttatttatttatttattaaagatttctgccttctccctgccaccacctcccatttccctcccccatcaagttcccctccctcatcatccctaagagtaatccgggttccctgccctgtgggaagtccaaggaccacccacctccattcaggtctagtaaggtgagcatccacactgcctttagagttcttgtcatacaagtcttccacttgtttggttagagttactccgagatattttttgttatttgtggctattgttaagGGTGATGCTTATCTtatttctcagcccatttatcatttgtataaagaagggctactgtttttttagttaatcttgtatcctgctacattattgaaagtgtttatgagttgtaaaagttcctagatagaatttttgaggtcactaatgtaaactatcatattatcagcaaatagtgagagtttgacttctcttTTTTCGTATCTCCttcatctccttttgttgtctcattGTTCTagttaaaacttcaagaactatattacatagatatggagagagtgggcaaccttgtcttgttgCTGATctcagtgggatcgctttgagtttctctccatttaattttatattggttgttgacttgctgtatattgcctttattatgtttaggtatgttccttgcatccaagatctttatcatgaagggatgttgtctTTTGTTGAAGGATTTTATAGCATcgaatgagatgatcatatggtttggggttttttttattttgtttatatggtggattacatagaTTGTTGTAAGTTGAACCATTcctgcttctctgggatgaagcctgcttTGGATGATTTTcctcatgtattcttggattcagtttgttagtattttgttgagtatttttgcatcaatgtttatgggtgagactggtctgtaattctctttcttcgtaatgtctttgtgtagtttgggtatcagggtaattgtagcctcataaaaagagcttGACAAtgtttgttctgtttctattgtgggaaacaatttgaggagtattggtattagctcttctttgaaaatcttgtagaattctacaCTGAAGCCCTCTGGTcctagatttgttttgttttgttttgttttgttttttttggtt is a genomic window containing:
- the LOC130883134 gene encoding olfactory receptor 13A1 isoform X1, which translates into the protein MAVSVNQTLVTEFILQGFSEHPQYWLLLFICFLTLYSVAVIGNVLIILAITCNPGLHTPMYFFLFNLANMDIICTSSIVPKALKGLVSEKNPISYAGCMAQLYFLTWSASSELLLLTVMAYDRYAAICHPLHYGSMMSKAVCSVLAAGVWALCAVNTAIHTGLMTRLTFCGPNVITHFFCEVPPLLLLSCSSTYVNSVMIVLADAFYGILNFLMTIVSYGFIISSILKMRTSEGKKKAFSTCSSHLIVVCMYYTAVFYAYISPVSSYNPEKSKLAGVLYTMLSPTLNPLIYTLRNKEVKAALRKLFPFLKN
- the LOC130883134 gene encoding olfactory receptor 13A1 isoform X2, whose protein sequence is MRNQTLVTEFILQGFSEHPQYWLLLFICFLTLYSVAVIGNVLIILAITCNPGLHTPMYFFLFNLANMDIICTSSIVPKALKGLVSEKNPISYAGCMAQLYFLTWSASSELLLLTVMAYDRYAAICHPLHYGSMMSKAVCSVLAAGVWALCAVNTAIHTGLMTRLTFCGPNVITHFFCEVPPLLLLSCSSTYVNSVMIVLADAFYGILNFLMTIVSYGFIISSILKMRTSEGKKKAFSTCSSHLIVVCMYYTAVFYAYISPVSSYNPEKSKLAGVLYTMLSPTLNPLIYTLRNKEVKAALRKLFPFLKN